tgtataaatttatttggaaaaattgtttttaaatattaaaaacaattttcataaataaatagtatttttaatttttttttaaattcgaatttttaaaattcgaattaaaaaaaataaaaaatttgacgccggtttggcgccgatccgggacgcacaatggcgcccgtgaggatcggcgtcggaaccggcgtcagcgcgggaatcgacatggcgacgccgatttcgcccacgccggttccaatggttcggcgtcaaaccggcgtgggcgaaaaatcggcgtcgcggtggtgacgccggttattggagatgctcttatattaccttttgagttaataaaattattcaaataaatagtGTTGATTCAAAACTCCATTGGATAAATGATCGAATTATTTTATAAGATGcattagtagtatttttaaaagttgGGTATAAATCCACAAGAGAGTTATATGGTAATGGAGTAGTTCAAACACTTCAAAGCACATATCAAAACAATCGATGAGTTATATTTAGGTTAGGGAGTCAAATActcttttataaaaaaaaattgtcacaAAATTTAATGTGAGTAGTAATTTAAAAACATATAATGACAAATATTAGGTGACAAACTAAATGATGAGTAATTTTTAGTGGACAGatagactattttttatattcaaGTGACTTTCCCTTTTTACACCGTAATAAATATGGCCGTTATAGGCGTGTCATCTTGTGTGAATTAAATTCATATACCTTATGTTTGGATTATTATTGTAGACATATATACAAGTGATGTATACGATTGCGACCACCAAATAAAACAAGACTAGATAAGTTTTGACATAGTTCCAAATGTAATTGCtaaatgattaaattaattgCTCGCTATAATTCACGAGTGCTAACTGCATAAGAACAACAAATGCAGTATGCATCAATTCTCAATTTTTATGGGATCCAATgctaaataaaagtaaacactcatttaattaaatactattGAATTTTGACAAGTCTATTACGTTTCTTCTTGGTCCCAAGCCATTGCATTTATGCATtcaatttataaacataacTTTGATGCTCGTGCAATTTCTACAGCTTCAATGAAAGTAGCTAGTAAGATTAACGCATCAGCCAAAGTTTACACATCTCATTTCATAAAACAACATACAAGCATTAGATCAAACGCAAACAACTGCTCAAAAACTGCACCAACTTCGTGCCATCGACTTAATTTTGTTGAGAATTCACCAACACGGTGCGCATCTGCATCAGTCTAGGCTAGACCCGAGTGCAAATATCCACAGCAGTTATTCATAGAAAAAAACGCGGTAAGATTAGTCATTCTGCAGCAACTCATTACAGAAGGCGCCTCGTGAAGTTTCTTGTAGTCCCGTGGTATGTCCGAACCAGCAACCCCACTCCCACCCCAACTCCGAGGCAGATCCCAAGGCCGATTCCAACTCCTACCCTTACACCGGCATTGAACCACGATAACTCCCCATCTTCGCCCTCTAAATATTCCATACCATAATAGGCGCTGCTGTGCCCTTCCTCTTCTTGCCTATAATCTTGAAAGTTCCTCAGCTGAAGAATTATTGCAAAGAAAAAGAGATCACACACAATTCACAAAGAGTTGAATAAACATTCATTCGCTTTTGGGTTTCATCATTATAGGGAGATGAATATCAAATTACTCCGTACAGAGAGGTTGGCATTTTCCTCGTCTCACTTGCTAAAACGTTGAGTAGATTTGGCCAATGGAGTTTGAGGATTCTAAAACCTTCTGCATTAAGTGTGGGGAAGTCTATCATATGGAAATACTTCTAAGTCATGGATCATGCATAGAAAGCTTTCTTGAATCAAGATGATGAGAATCATATAGGTAGGAGTTTTGATTCTTTTTAGCAGAGTTATGTGTCACAGagatatttaaaaaatcaattcgGCCATACATTTCTCTGCACTCTGCACCCTCTTAACCGCACTAGGCGAGCTCTAAGTTCCTATGGATTCGGGGAATTGGAGGAGGAAACCAGAGGATAAACAAAGTCGATAAGGTGCTTAAGTTCAAAAAATGTGTTCATCTAATGATTAATGAATCAGAATATGCTATTATCCACTTCTGGTCCTCTTGAAATTTGCAACATCTCACACTATATATAAAGAAGTGGTCACACACAGAGTGCATAGAAACCTGTGCCAGCCTCTAGCAATCCAGGATATGGTTTAATATATTGCCAAAATTTATGCAAGTCAACAACAGCACCCCATTTTAATGTAGCAATCAAACAGATGGATGCATCACAAAGTGCTAAGGTAAAAAATGAGAAGATCAATACCGGCATTGTGAGCGTGGACGAACCCTCTTTATGGCTAAACGCCATCTCATATTCTGGTATAGCTTCCAGCATCCCTTTCCTCATCTGCTTCCTCCTGTGGTGGCTGAAGTgcaaagtctgagtcagtattatAGGACTACCCGAGAAGCTACCGGCCACATAAACTTCAACAGCCGGTGCACACGCATTCTGGTTCCCTTTGAGAAATCCAGTGCCTGCAACTAAATCCGACTCACAACTCATGCTCCAAATCTGCCCCTGATGCCTATGCTCCCCTAAAGATCCATTGCTATGGCAAAGCTCTAACCTACCCATTAGCACGAGCACATTCTCACGGAAGACCTCAAACTTCACACTCCCCGTCACCCTAATGCTGTCCGTGCTCACAAACGTGATCATTTCGGACTGCTTATCCAGCCTGTCCCTTTTCAACAGGGTGGACACACCATCAGAGTATATGCTAGTCCTCACACCATTCACCTCTAGGAGAGTGTCGCGATTCAATGGGACGTGATTTAGCGTGAGGAGCTCGGGCATTGAGTCATCATCAACAACACATTTGCTCACTCTAACATAGAACACTCTCAAATCAAGCCACTGCACACTACTATGCTGGTAGGGGGGGTGCCTCGTGACGGTGTGGTGGCCGTTTTCATGTAGCTCCTCATAGGAATCCCCCATTTCTCTAAGAGAAATCAGCATCTCCTCTCCATTGACATCCATGATTTAGATAGTGAAGTTATGGAAAGTGATGGGCTATATCAGTGAGATAAACCTGAAAACATGACAGAACGGCAGTGTGAAAGCGATCCACAAGAAGAGTTCCACACATTTCAAGAACACACACACaccagaaaagaaaataaatttcaatCAAATAGAGAATAAAACCAGCAATTACTCCTACAAAATGGAAAAACTTAAGAAATTAGGCAACAAATACAAGGAAGCACAACCAAATTAGGGTAAAGAAATGAAAAGTTGAGCAAATTCTATCAATAAAACAGTGCAAGTTATGCAATGATAATCAATTGGAAAAGAAAATCGAGATAATAGGACATGGATTGCAGTGCACTACATTATCCGGATTAAGAAACCAACACATAAATAACGatagcaaaataaaaaaattgagagtGAAAATTACGAGTTGAATAATTGGTGCGCGGTTGGCTTTATTAAGCTGAAACTAGAGTTAaaaaatgaatactagaaaATTGATGAGCATGAGACGGTGATGGAGGAGGAATGGAATAAAAAGCAGCAAAAATTGAGATTGGACCTCGGCAGCGAGGGAACGAAAAAACAGAAATTAATACGCaaacaaagaagaaaaaaacgAGTATATGAATGAGTAAAATACATAATATTGTGATTGATTGATGCCTAAAGAGACAAATTCTGCCCCCCACCTCCACGCTCAGGAGATACACCCGGAGTCATATCCATTATCAGTACCATGCAAATTAAATAGACGatggatattttatttttaatttttaattgggTATGGCCTGGCCTTTGCAATAGATTAAATTCATACCGCCGAATATCTAATTGGGGAAGAAAACAAACACCCGAATCATGACAACATAAATAGTGTAGTAGCACGATTTAGCGCTACAAAGTGCATACGTTGACAATACAATACACATACTCCGTACTTGATTGTTTTAACATTTATTCTAACATCATCATAGAATTGatgaatttaattttacatTGAAATCCAATCAAATAAAGTGAATTTGACAAAACAATATTAATTTGAGAAAAGGTAAATTACTATGATAAATAACTATGTTTCAAAGGATGCGAACAATGTGTTCGATAGTTTTGCAGGCTTTCCTCAAAGATTAGACTTGTAAACGTAATGATTTACGCTATATATGAATGATAAGTTAGCATCCAcatctgtgctcttgccaatAAGCCAAAAATTGGgattaagaaatgaaaaaatgagctAAAAAGGTGAGTGATGAATTGAAAAGAAAGTGAATGCATAGGTGCTTGAAATCGCGCGGTTTATTCTCTGTAAACCCTAATtagttttaaatattatttgtaaaattgaagaattattattttaaaaaaagttacatttaTTAATCAAAATTCACTAATCCAGTTAAAATCGCGCTTAATTGACGCTAAAAAAGGATGACTCCGGTGACGTTTACATTTGTTTGAGacctaattttcaaaaaataaatgttcaggaccaacttcgtaaaatagtagtaatatgttTATCATCAAATATGTACTATAGTCTTATACAAATCATACTTATACTGAATTTGTGTTTCATTTTAGTGTATTTGGTTATTTTTGTTTAGATGTGGCTAAATTGTGGGGTACAAAGTGTTTCATTATTATCTCATGCTAGTACAAAAATGtttaagtagtagtatattatattggtacaattttttttatcatgattTCATATTTTGTATATGACGTATGTAAAGAGTTAACGACAGTTCAAATACATACTATAACATAATTGAAATATGAACGGAACTTTCTATATAATTTATACACACTTCGTATATTCTGTACcaatatgaaatattttgttCATATAATCACGCAAGACTTATGGCCTATTGCAATGCAAAATTTTTGGTGCAAATTTGGAAGGCACTTACCTCAAATAAAACATTAAGAAATTTAAAAGGCGCATTCACTTACCCTATAATCTATATAGCACATAAGTGTAATAATTTATCGATGAATTGATctatatttaaaatttcaaaatattcgAAAGGTTAAAAACAtcaactaaaataattaatgtaCTAAACTACCAACATTggtttataaaaaatatataaaccatcaaatataatttaaaatcgtTAAATTTTGATAATTGATCAAAAGAGTAACTTGCCGGAATAGtaatttttgtgtttaattACGATAAACGTTTTTTGCGATACTTTTTTGATAATTTAGTTTTGGAAAATGCATCCCATggcatttttaataaatttactGATAAGTCATTTATACAATAAACGTTTATTTGCGATacttttttgataaaataattaattatttaaataatcaaaATGTTCATTTTAGATATAAACCGATAACATTTTACTAACAATTGACCAATTTCGTCACATATAAATATTGAATAACTCTAGAAACGCATTAGCCTTAGCGGACAGCGTCACTTCACTTTCTGATCGCGAATTTGGGAACGAAATCTGCAACTGAGAGGAAATGGCATCCATCTTAGCTCGGAAATCCATATCTGCTCTTCGCGCTCGTCAGCTTGTAAGCCTATTTTCCCAATTTCTCATCCaattcatgtttatttttctGTATTTCCCACGATTCATGGTGTTTCGTACTGTAAATTCAGATTTCAATTTTAATGCGGGGTTTTTTTGGACTCGCGACGCCATTTTCAGTAGTACTAGGTTTAAATCGACCAAATGCATATTAGACCCTCACAAATCATCTGTTTCCAATCGTCTAGGGTTTGTTCGTCTTTCAGTCTCGCTTCTCAATAATGATTGAATAGTTATAAGATTATCTTCTTTTAGAGAATTCGTCATGAAAATTGCCGGATTATTTTTTTCGTCCAAAATTTTTATTTGCCATTCTTCGAAGGTCGTTTTGCTTGTTGGTTCATTTCTTTGTATCCCATGAACAATGTTTGCCGCCTTCTCTTTGGTTGTGCAAACTGTTTAATCATTATTTTTCAGTTCACTTGTTATTTTTGTAATGTTTTGATCAATAGTTGAACTTTTGGTTGGTGTTGTTGTTCCTAAATTGTAGGCTCTGTCAGGGCAAGCATTACAGGGCTCTGCTCGTGTCGGGATTATATGCCCTGAGCGCACATTTTCCTCAAAGCATGCGTTCTCTAATGACAAAGGTTTGCAGACTCTCCTAGATAcatctctttcttcattatCAGTTTTTACAGAGTTTCGTGGTGCTTATGAAGTAGAGTTTGATTATCTACTCCGCAGAGAATGCAATCTGCGCACTAAACTTTGTTAAGAACTGGCCTGTATGACCCCTAAATCCTAATAATGGAAAATTTACCACAAGTTAAGTGTTTAACTTGCAGGCGAATAAAGAAGGCTTTCATGCCTTTTTCTCAGTACAAAATAAACTAGAACCCGGTTGCTCTCTTGTATTCATGCCAAAATATGTTGGTTTGTTGTTAAGACCACAAAGTTCCATGTGTGCTGTCACACAACAAATTTTTGGCCACAATGTAAATGGCTGCGAATGcaattaattttacaaaaaaaattgcagCATTGATTGGATTGCAATTGGAAAATTTTAGGAGCATATGTATAATAGTGTTAGATAAAGTTATGCCATCGACTTCAATATATTAGGTAAGTTATTCCTCATTGCATCAAGTGTGGAAGTGGCAAGTGCCTTGTTGCCTAGGCACATCAGGTGAAGTGCTCAAAAGCCTCAGCGATTTGCCCATTGAAAAGCACAATGAATTTTGTGGGGGCACACAGTTGAGGCGAGCTTCTCTGTGCAGCCGCAGCAAcaacattttcttcttctcttctttgaattctttcatttCTTTCTGTTTTTGTTCTTCTATGCTAGTTTTCATATCATCTTTTCCCCTTAGTAACAATAATGGGCGAAGATGAATTGAATTTCTTTCTACGACTTTTAGATACCATGAGCAACTATTTAGATTCTGGAAATATTGTGAATGCCAACATTCCTTGTATATAATTCTCTGCTTCTTGTTTACTTTAGATGATGAAGAAAGAGAGAAGCTTGCAAGGGAGATATCTAAAGATTGGAGTACTGGTACATGAGTTTCCATGCATTATTCATTTGGCTGCATTTCACTCATCTGCATTCTGTATCCGAATGTGTGACCTTATCCTTTTCTGGTGCCATCCCATAGTTTTTGACAGGAGCATAAACACGTTATTCCTCACTGAAATGGTTAGAGGTCTGATGTTGACactcaagtacttctttgaaCCGAAAGTCACAGTATgtgtacattttttttttctcattgttCCTATTTTATATTTATCTGGATGAGTTCAGTTATCGGATGAACGTTTGGTATGTCACTACCTGATGAATGATTAATTTTCTGATATTTTACTGTTGTGCAGATTAACTATCCTTTCGAGAAGGGTCCTCTAAGTCCCCGCTTTCGTGGAGAACATGCTTTGCGACGTTATTCAACTGGAGAGGAGCGTTGCATTGCTTGTAAACTATGTGAAGCTGTAAGGATCCGATTTTTTACTCTGATTTTGCCTCAGGTTATATTACTAACTGCTGCAGTAAAAATTCAAatgctttattattatatgCAGCTTTTTTTTATTACCCTTGAGATGCTCCAATGGGTTTGTCTACATGTATTTTATCCTTCAAACCTTATTACATCATAATTTTGCTGAACTACTTCGTTAAGGCATAGAAATCTCTCTTGGGATGGGTATACTTTTGCTTGTCTGTGTTGGCTATCTATGTGTCTTGTCCAGCAAGCTCTACTTAATGCCCTTATATGTCTTCCTTTACAGATCTGCCCTGCTCAAGCAATCACCATTGAAGCTGAGGCGCGTGAAGATGGGAGCAGAAGGACTACAAGGTTATTGAGTTCACCTCGAATCACTTTATCAGGGATTTAGCTCCTTCATCCATATGCTATCTTCTTAACTACTGTAATGACAGGTATGACATTGACATGACCAAGTGCATATATTGTGGTTTCTGCCAAGAAGCATGCCCTGTTGATGCCATCGTTGAAGGACCCAACTTTGAATTCGCTACTGAGACTCACGAGGTTGCTACCAATATCTGCACCTATGCCACATTAGTATGTCAACTGAGGAAATGTATGCACTAACTTCAAATTTTGTACGTCATAGGAACTTCTCTACGACAAGGAGAAGCTGCTAGAAAATGGTGACCGGTGGGAAACTGAGATTGCGGAGAACCTCCGTTCTGAAAGCCTATACCGTTGAGGAGTGGATCGGCCTCAACACCTGCAAAAAGCGTGGAGTTTGAACTCTTAATTTCTGAAACCTTTAAATAAAGGGATAATTTTGTTTATGCACCCCCTCTTGTAGCCTGATTCTTTTTCACTAGAAGGGCAAGTAAACAAAGTATTGATACAGGCGCTATTTTTGCTTCGTGTATCACTTTTGCTATATTGCTTCTACCTACACTATCGTATTCGGACAACAAACTTCGCCTCGTGTTATATCTTTTGTTGGATGGCTTTTGTAGATGAAGTTTAAGTTGATTTGTTTTTATGATTTTAGCAATCGAAAATGAAGAAGTATTGTGTGTGTATGGATTTATAGTTAATGATTATGAGCTAGAGAAGTCCTACTTATTTAGTAAAACAACATATTTAGATGATGGGCATCCATGATaactagggctggggaaaaatatcgaaaaaatgatatatcgcttgtatcgtattgaaaaatatcgaaaaattaccgaattttcggtatatcgtaattttcgatacgatatcgtatcgtaagttttcggtacgataacgatatgaatttccttatattgcgatatatcgttttatattgaatatacgatatatatatatatatatatatatatatatatatatatatatatatatatagggttgtgatcaattgagattttttagcctaattgagaattgagatgcattataagccactcatttttattaaatgagtggtccagaatttgccacatggaaaatatttttacattaattaattgtgaaagggcatatttgtaatttcatcatatattttatttaataaatattttttttatttttttaaaaaaaattattttttttcgattttttatttttttattttttatttattttattatttttttttgtcaactacatatacaattcatgtcaactacacacatgtaatgtcaactacatatacaattcatgtcaactacacacatataatgtcaactacatatacaattcatgtcaactacacatatataatgtcaattataagctattgacatttgatgtgcagagctattgacatttgatgtgcagactacacatcgtagttgacataatgtctcagtagttgacatcgcgcgaaaatttaaaaaaaatttaaaaaaaattaaaaaaaatttaaaaaattaaaaaaattaaaaaaattaatttttttagttgttgacattttaatacgagttgttgacatttgatattctggctattgaaatgaaatgacgataataccccttagttgacataatctacttgcagttgacatttcaaaatgagtggctgaaaatgcatctcaattctcaattaatctaaaaaatctcaacctaacaagaccctatatatatataggggagcactattctccttttcctctcttacatcctttttccttcttaatattaacCCTTAGATCTAGGGAATCGACGGATCATATTGAAACTAAGAATCTaattccgtgttgcattatagaaggtcatagtatgcattacaggggtaATATAGACATTTCAGATGTAAGATGTACCGCCATATTTTGGAATGAGCGACTTTCATGGGATTTGAAGCAACCTACTCTGCTTATTTCCTCTCTCCATACGCACACAACCGAAACCATTCACCCCACTCTCTCCACCACTAAAAACCCTAGCTCTCTCCTCCCCATCACCGTTTCTCACGATTTAGCAGTAGTCGACCAAAAATACGGCCAAAATTAGCTACCGGTGTCAACATCTACGCATAAACACCGCCTAATTTCTCATAGGTATGTTTCAACAGCGATGTAGGCATCTTAATTCGTGATTTTGCAGACGCATATTGGTAAAATCGCACTTTTCTATATGCCTGGGCGCAGACATGAGTGAAACAagttggttttggttttggatttctCTTACTGTTTAGTGATTTTGGGTTCGGATAAATAGCAGTCGATTGCGGCTTCATGATTCGTTTTTTGGGTTTCAGGCAGATCGAGAATGAGTAAGAGGGGACGACCGCTTTCTCAAGTATCGGAGGACGCAGGTAAATATTCCGTCGCCAGATTCAATTCAGTATCTTTTTGGTAGATTGTGTGAAAGGGTATTAGCAACCTTGTTGAATCCACATTATCCATGTTTTGTGTTTTGGTGACTAAACCCGCGAAAGATTTGTTAATTTCAGATGTATTCGATGCATTGTGGAACTATAATCATGCATTTTTTGGCAGTAATGTCTGCATTATATGAGTTGTTTTAGTTATAAAGTGTAACACACGTTGTTTGTAttgaacaaaatttaaatataatatgcATTATGTAACATCTTTTATGCATTATGTTCACCTAAATTTGCATTACAGAGGTTACCAAGAATGTGGTTTCATATTTTCTGGCAGGACCTTTTTTTGTCTTATGTTGCGTAGGCAATTAATTGTGGAAGTGTAATTGTGCATTTTTGTATAGTTTAATAAATTTTGTGTGAGAAAGCGTAATATATGGCCAGTTATACTTAGTGGCCAATGCATTGTGAAACCGTTATAGtgcatttttttgtagtattatGTGCATTATATTAGTGGTAATCTGTATCTAGCTTATACATTATGTGCGGAAAAATGTGCATTTCAATGTTGTAACACtgcattatcagtaatatttaatgcattatgcGAATATGGTGTGGATTAATTCATGTTATCTGATACGTTACGTGGTTTACATTTATTTGTAAGCATGGATATGTACACATTGTCAAACAGAATGCGGTTTAACTAATTGAAGATGTTGTGATTTCCTTTGTTTGTTCAATTTCAGAGAAGCTAGTAAGAGCTGAACTCGACGATGCAGTGGACGATTTAATTCCGGTTGCGTTGGCTCAGAAGTTGAGGGAAAGGTTGGCGGCTGCTGCCCCTAGTACGTCAACATGTGATGTTGAACAGAAACAAAGTAAGGGAAGAAAGCCTGATCGTCTTTATTGTAGGCGAACACCGTCTGAATTTCTGAGCTGCTTGAAGTAGTTAAATACAAGCAATTATGGACTGTAGGGATAGACGATTCGACTATAGGGTGATGGATGTTATTGGCTTCCTTGATTGCTTGGTTGATTTTTTTGCGTTGGAACAAACAGCTTTCCCAACTTTTTAGTAGTTTTTTGGGGATTGGACAATGATTTTTGGAAAATAGATTATGAACGGAATACATGCTATTATTCATCCGTATACTGTGTACATACCGTTTTTGAGGTGGTCTAATTTTATTTACACAATCATAATCTGTATACACAGTAAGTAATGCAAGCCATAAcccaaataatgcacttatttAGAAAAATGTTATGTGCAGTACGTTTATTTATGCACTACATTATGTATACATACACATGCATTATTAACAgtgtattatgcattatgagaggtaTACTGGTAATGTGGTTATTATGAGAGGTATACTGGAAATGTGTTTATTTATGCAATGCATTATGTATACATACGCATGCAttgttaaaaatatattatgcattattaacTATATATTTAAGCAGTGCATGCATTATTAACAATATATtatgcagtgcattatgtatacaTACGCATGCATTATGCTGGTTATACACGTACGGTGTTTTATGTTTTTATGGTCAAATTTTCCTAATTATATTATCTTCATTAAATTCATACCATTACTAACAATATGTTATGCATTACTGTATACTGGTTATACGCATTATGTTGTTTtatgcagtgcattatgtaaACGTACGCATGCATTATTAACAATATATTTGTGCATTATGTTTATATACGCATGCAGTGCGTTTGGTTATGTGGTGCATTACATTTAATTATTACGCCATTATTTACAATATATAATGCATTAGGAGAGTTATCCTGATAATACGCGTATGTTGTTTTTGTGTAGTCGTCTAGAGGCGTGTAATTGTTTAGTGTGTTAACTACTGCTGTAATTGGTTTATTACAATTATCTTGTTTataagtgcattatttaactAAAAGCGTGCATTATGCATCAACAAACGTTCATTATTTTGCATTGtgcataaaaaattatactaatgcAACAACCACCTTTTTCAACTTCTACCAGTTCGTCAACCACACCGCTTAGATAACTTCCTACGCTTGATAGTAAAACCAGAACGAGCATTCAACTGGTCATCCTCGTCgcccttcttccttccttccctattgcatacaactTGATACTAGGTCGTGACATCATCAACCTTCCTCATAGCTTGTTCCAAGGATTGGAATTTCTGACCTACAACAGGCTTAAGCTCGGGagaacattcaggtacaacCTACACTGTACACAATTA
This portion of the Salvia splendens isolate huo1 chromosome 10, SspV2, whole genome shotgun sequence genome encodes:
- the LOC121751136 gene encoding uncharacterized protein At1g01500-like, whose amino-acid sequence is MDVNGEEMLISLREMGDSYEELHENGHHTVTRHPPYQHSSVQWLDLRVFYVRVSKCVVDDDSMPELLTLNHVPLNRDTLLEVNGVRTSIYSDGVSTLLKRDRLDKQSEMITFVSTDSIRVTGSVKFEVFRENVLVLMGRLELCHSNGSLGEHRHQGQIWSMSCESDLVAGTGFLKGNQNACAPAVEVYVAGSFSGSPIILTQTLHFSHHRRKQMRKGMLEAIPEYEMAFSHKEGSSTLTMPLRNFQDYRQEEEGHSSAYYGMEYLEGEDGELSWFNAGVRVGVGIGLGICLGVGVGVGLLVRTYHGTTRNFTRRLL
- the LOC121753203 gene encoding NADH dehydrogenase [ubiquinone] iron-sulfur protein 8, mitochondrial-like, giving the protein MASILARKSISALRARQLALSGQALQGSARVGIICPERTFSSKHAFSNDKDDEEREKLAREISKDWSTVFDRSINTLFLTEMVRGLMLTLKYFFEPKVTINYPFEKGPLSPRFRGEHALRRYSTGEERCIACKLCEAICPAQAITIEAEAREDGSRRTTRYDIDMTKCIYCGFCQEACPVDAIVEGPNFEFATETHEELLYDKEKLLENGDRWETEIAENLRSESLYR